Proteins from a genomic interval of Nerophis lumbriciformis linkage group LG01, RoL_Nlum_v2.1, whole genome shotgun sequence:
- the ankrd33aa gene encoding photoreceptor ankyrin repeat protein → MASSSSTSDDPHLGAGPHEDSEITPDDSDSGSLLSDDSVLPNFERDDKYTEPPKTLYEACARNDPTSLQRILERGVTKEEAMELDINGRSGLMVAVCKGFVDIVTMLHVCPLIDINHQDNDGNTALMIAAQAGFATILNYIMNYYPGVDTEVRDPRGFTALIKAGLQGREDCVSALLMHGADMSAMDHVQGRGLKDWVLRTGRFETMNRIRRLQAFPVAQQFCENYTPEWPDLKQIVEKATAQKTTGQKLRQCLKDSFTFSFPQDPQDNGVMDNMVRMTTSIHSPLIATGCHPLFPSSPPEIGKRRFAVPELLDKYSNKELEESTVSHSYGSITSPSPSAVSVASVSLTSCCQESDRRQSMPPGGMRAFIPRSIAHRNSIFPADCIPKIEVTRSGEATPKKEKKKKKQTGYLEPPVWKYKAAKEEKKREKKEKEQERMSNGSKQNQST, encoded by the exons ATGGCTTCAAGTTCTTCAACAAGCGACGACCCCCACTTGGGCGCTGGCCCACATGAGGATTCAGAGATCACCCCAGATGATTCTGACTCTGGAAGTCTCCTTTCTGATGACTCAGTGCTTCCCAACTTCGAGAGAGATGACAAGTATACAGAGCCACCTAAAACACTCTATGAGGCATGTGCTCGGAATGATCCCACATCCCTGCAAAGGATCTTGGAGAGGGGTGTCACCAAGGAAGAGGCCATGGAGTTGGACATTAATGGAAGA agtGGACTGATGGTGGCGGTGTGCAAAGGATTTGTGGACATTGTCACCATGCTGCATGTGTGTCCTCTAATAGACATAAACCATCAAGACAATGATGGCAACACTGCCCTGATGATCGCTGCCCAAGCCG GCTTTGCCACCATTCTAAATTACATCATGAACTACTACCCTGGTGTGGACACTGAGGTCAGGGATCCTCGTGGCTTCACTGCTCTCATCAAGGCCGGTCTGCAGGGCAGAGAAGACTGTGTGTCGGCCCTGCTAATGCatg GCGCAGATATGAGTGCAATGGACCATGTCCAGGGACGTGGCTTGAAAGATTGGGTTTTGAGAACCGGACGATTTGAGACAATGAACAGAATACGCCGACTGCAGGCCTTTCCTGTCGCTCAACAGTTTTGTGAGAACTACACTCCTGAGTGGCCTGATCTTAAGCAGATAGTGGAAAAAGCAACTGCCCAAAAAACAACAGGTCAGAAACTGAGGCAGTGCTTAAAGGACAGCTTCACTTTCAGCTTCCCTCAGGACCCCCAAGACAATGGAGTCATGGACAACATGGTGCGTATGACCACAAGCATCCACAGCCCCCTCATTGCCACCGGTTGCCACCCACTGTTTCCCAGCAGCCCCCCCGAAATTGGCAAGCGTCGTTTTGCTGTTCCCGAATTACTTGACAAGTACAGCAACAAAGAGTTGGAGGAGAGCACCGTGTCACACAGCTACGGCTCCATTACCTCCCCCTCTCCCAGCGCTGTATCAGTCGCCTCCGTATCACTGACCTCCTGCTGCCAGGAGTCAGACCGTAGGCAGAGCATGCCACCTGGGGGAATGAGAGCCTTCATTCCCCGCAGTATTGCTCACAGGAACAGCATCTTTCCCGCAGACTGCATCCCTAAAATTGAAGTGACCAGATCTGGCGAGGCTACTccaaagaaagagaagaagaagaaaaagcagaCGGGCTACCTGGAGCCTCCAGTATGGAAATATAAGGCGgccaaggaggagaagaagagggAAAAGAAGGAAAAGGAGCAAGAGAGAATGTCAAATGGTTCTAAACAAAACCAATCAACGTAA